The Lycium ferocissimum isolate CSIRO_LF1 chromosome 1, AGI_CSIRO_Lferr_CH_V1, whole genome shotgun sequence genome includes a region encoding these proteins:
- the LOC132060728 gene encoding glycine-rich protein-like, with amino-acid sequence MGSKTFLFLGILLAIFFMISYEVVASELAETSNSVKPDNENEVHFDGHGGYNGVSSDGPIDSGYGHGGGGHKRKRCRHGCCKKYYYICIRCCFYAGEASGGSTLRSICGHRSPKTVNASSKLRVEVENRPIDGQRH; translated from the exons atGGGTTCCAAGACATTTCTGTTTCTTGGTATTTTGTTGGCTATTTTTTTCATGATAAGTTATGAAGTTGTTGCTAGCGAGTTAGCTGAGACTTCCAACT CAGTGAAACCGGATAATGAGAATGAAGTACATTTTGACGGACATGGCGGATACAATGGCGTTAGCAGTGATGGACCTATTGATAGCGGCTACggccatggtggtggtggtcATAAACGTAAACGATGCCGTCATGGTTGCTGCAAAAAGTATTATTACATATGCATAAGGTGTTGTTTCTATGCAGGTGAGGCCAGCGGCGGATCCACCCTAAGG AGTATTTGTGGTCACCGAAGCCCAAAGACTGTGAATGCATCTTCAAAGCTACGGGTAGAGGTTGAAAACCGGCCCATAGACgggcaaaggcactaa